A genomic stretch from Microtus pennsylvanicus isolate mMicPen1 chromosome 11, mMicPen1.hap1, whole genome shotgun sequence includes:
- the Mrpl28 gene encoding large ribosomal subunit protein bL28m isoform X1, whose protein sequence is MPLHKYPVYLWQKLRLRQGIYARLPAHFLRSLEEERTPTPVHYRPHGVKFKINPKNGQRERVEDVPISVHYPPESQQGLWGGEGLILGYRYANNDKLSAKVKKVWKPQLFTRELYSEILDKKFTVTVTMRTLDLIDEAYGFDFYILKTPKEDLCSKFGMDLKRGMLLRLARQDPQLHPDDPERRLAIYEKYKSFVIPEAEAEWVGLTLEEAVEKQRLLEEKDPVPLFKVYVEELVQRLQEQVLSRPAVVQKRAGDRA, encoded by the exons ATGCCTCTGCACAAGTATCCTGTGTACCTGTGGCAGAAGCTGCGGCTGCGGCAGGGCATCTATGCGCGCTTGCCCGCCCATTTCTTGCGCTCGCTGGAAGAAGAACGAACACCCACCCCGGTACACTACAGACCTCACGGAgtcaagttcaagatcaaccCGAAGAACGGGCAGCGCGAGCGAGTTGAGGACGTACCCATTTCAGTTCACTACCCCCCAGAGTCCCAGCAGGGGCTATGGGGTGGAGAGGGCCTGATTTTGGGCTACAGATATGCCAACAACGACAAG CTCTCGGCGAAGGTGAAGAAGGTGTGGAAGCCTCAGCTGTTCACTCGGGAGCTTTACAGTGAAATCCTGGACAAGAAATTCACCGTGACTGTGACCATGAGGACCCTGGATCTCATTGATGAGGCCTACGGGTTCGACTTCTATATTCTCAAG ACCCCAAAGGAAGACCTGTGTTCCAAGTTTGGCATGGACCTGAAGCGAGGGATGCTGCTGAGGCTTGCTCGCCAGGACCCCCAGTTACACCCTGACGACCCCGAACGGAGACTAGCCATCTATGAGAAGTACAAG AGTTTTGTCATCCCGGAGGCAGAAGCTGAGTGGGTTGGCCTGACGCTGGAGGAGGCTGTGGAGAAGCAGAGGCTCCTGGAGGAAAAG GACCCTGTACCCCTGTTCAAGGTCTACGTAGAGGAGCTGGTCCAGCGGCTTCAGGAACAGGTTCTGTCCAGGCCAGCAGTGGTGCAGAAGAGAGCTGGTGACCGCGCCTGA
- the Mrpl28 gene encoding large ribosomal subunit protein bL28m isoform X2, translated as MPLHKYPVYLWQKLRLRQGIYARLPAHFLRSLEEERTPTPVHYRPHGVKFKINPKNGQRERVEDVPISVHYPPESQQGLWGGEGLILGYRYANNDKTPKEDLCSKFGMDLKRGMLLRLARQDPQLHPDDPERRLAIYEKYKSFVIPEAEAEWVGLTLEEAVEKQRLLEEKDPVPLFKVYVEELVQRLQEQVLSRPAVVQKRAGDRA; from the exons ATGCCTCTGCACAAGTATCCTGTGTACCTGTGGCAGAAGCTGCGGCTGCGGCAGGGCATCTATGCGCGCTTGCCCGCCCATTTCTTGCGCTCGCTGGAAGAAGAACGAACACCCACCCCGGTACACTACAGACCTCACGGAgtcaagttcaagatcaaccCGAAGAACGGGCAGCGCGAGCGAGTTGAGGACGTACCCATTTCAGTTCACTACCCCCCAGAGTCCCAGCAGGGGCTATGGGGTGGAGAGGGCCTGATTTTGGGCTACAGATATGCCAACAACGACAAG ACCCCAAAGGAAGACCTGTGTTCCAAGTTTGGCATGGACCTGAAGCGAGGGATGCTGCTGAGGCTTGCTCGCCAGGACCCCCAGTTACACCCTGACGACCCCGAACGGAGACTAGCCATCTATGAGAAGTACAAG AGTTTTGTCATCCCGGAGGCAGAAGCTGAGTGGGTTGGCCTGACGCTGGAGGAGGCTGTGGAGAAGCAGAGGCTCCTGGAGGAAAAG GACCCTGTACCCCTGTTCAAGGTCTACGTAGAGGAGCTGGTCCAGCGGCTTCAGGAACAGGTTCTGTCCAGGCCAGCAGTGGTGCAGAAGAGAGCTGGTGACCGCGCCTGA
- the Pgap6 gene encoding post-GPI attachment to proteins factor 6 isoform X3 translates to MGRVGAGGAARAVAPLLLLLLLLARPPPAAAGDSKKSEAGLVSEHFSQAPQKLSFYSWYGSTRLFHFRVPPDTVLLRWLLHVSQSGPSCTDVEITVHFRYGAPPVINPLGTSFPDNTLSQASFHIRALLSTMLLGNTSVNISHPAPGDWFVVAHLPPSSQKIEVKGSVPTCAYFFQPDMLAMRVVEVSILEPDVPLPQTLLSHASYLKIFVPDYTQELRLDLQGCVSSVSPGCPVRLTVGASTLPRNFQKVLSCTGLTPSCYLLLSSPPWSRWLQVTVENLAGPHVSVVFNVEAAFTVCRPWSVTFHRLMQNNPNQSQDTSMGRLSQSPAHWELGRSGGVGSAPSCLLNYPVMREDTDVVSVHFQPLNGAFVMVHANIPSVMRLRLDTGMDSGGSLVISLRANQTEITNGTSVAACLNAGSPFLSFNTSLKCTTAFFQGHSMFLSASSHMANLIIPYPETDNWECEQAVARVETILYLVPCLNDCGPYGQCLLLRRYGYLYAGCSCKAGWRGWSCTDNSTAQTVAQQRAAALLLTLSNLMFLAPIAVSLHRSFLVEASVYFYTMFFSTFYHACDQPGEAVLCILSYDTLQYCDFLGSGASTWVTILCMARLKTILKQVLFVLGTLVIAMSLQMDRRGIWNLMGPCLFAFVIMASMWMYRCGHRRQCYPTSWQRWVFYLLPGISMASVGIAIYTSMMTSENYYYTHSIWHMLLAGSAAFLLPPPEEPAEPWACLHKFPCHYQICRNDRDELYTVT, encoded by the exons ATGGGCCGGGTTGGGGCCGGGGGCGCGGCGCGGGCTGTAGCGccgctgctgttgctgctgctgctcctcgcTCGGCCCCCGCCTGCCGCCGCCGGCGACAGCAAGAAGAGCG AGGCTGGGCTGGTATCTGAGCACTTCTCTCAGGCCCCACAGAAGCTGTCCTTCTACAGCTGGTATGGCAGCACCCGGCTCTTCCACTTCCGCGTGCCCCCAGACACAGTGCTGCTTCGCTGGCTACTGCACGTGTCCCAGAGCGGTCCCTCATGCACTGACGTAGAGATCACGGT GCATTTCCGCTATGGCGCCCCTCCTGTCATCAACCCGCTGGGCACTAGCTTCCCTGATAACACCTTGAGCCAGGCCTCCTTCCACATCAGGGCATTGCTGAGCACCATGCTACTGGGCAACACCTCTGTCAACATCTCTCACCCAGCCCCTGGGGACTGGTTCGTGGTGGCtcacctccctccctcatcccagAAGATAGAGGTGAAG GGCTCTGTTCCTACCTGTGCCTACTTCTTCCAGCCTGATATGCTGGCCATGAGGGTGGTTGAAGTCTCCATCCTAGAGCCTGATGTCCCCCTCCCACAGACGCTGCTCTCCCATGCCAGCTACCTCAA GATCTTTGTCCCTGACTACACCCAGGAGCTTCGGTTGGACCTGCAGGGCTGTGTGTCCAGTGTGAGCCCCGGCTGCCCAGTGCGTCTCACAGTGGGTGCATCCACCCTGCCTAGAAACTTCCAAAAGGTGCTGAGTTGCACTGGCCTCACTCCGTCCTGCTATTTGCTGCTGTCCTCACCACCCTGGAGCCGGTGGCTACAAGTGACAGTTGAGAACCTGGCAGGACCTCATGTGTCAGTGGTCTTCAATGTTGAAGCTGCCTTTACAG TGTGCAGGCCATGGAGTGTGACCTTCCATCGTCTTATGCAAAACAACCCAAACCAGAGCCAGGACACCTCTATGGGCCGACTGTCCCAAAGCCCTGCCcactgggaactgggcaggagtGGTGGCGTAGGCAGTGCCCCCTCCTGTCTCCTGAACTATCCAGTCATGAGAGAAGACACGGACGTGGTGTCTGTACACTTCCAACCCCTGAATGGGGCCTTCGTGATGGTGCATGCAAACATACCTTCTGTAATGCGGCTCCGTCTTGACACAGGCATGGACAGCGGGGGCTCTCTCGTCATCAGTCTGAGGGCTAACCAG acagagatcacaaatGGTACCTCGGTAGCAGCTTGTTTGAACGCTGGCTCGCCCTTTCTCAGCTTCAACACTTCACTCAAATGCACCACAG CCTTCTTCCAGGGCCATTCCATGTTTCTGAGTGCCTCATCTCACATGGCCAACCTCATCATTCCCTACCCGGAGACAGACAACTG GGAATGTGAACAGGCCGTAGCTCGTGTGGAAACCATCTTGTATCTGGTGCCCTGTTTGAATGACTGTGGGCCTTATGGCCAGTGCCTCCTGCTCCGTAGATACGGCTATCTGTATGCAGGCTGCAGCTGCAAAGCAG GTTGGCGTGGGTGGAGCTGCACTGACAACAGCACAGCCCAGACTGTGGCCCAGCAGAGGGCAGCCGCGCTCCTGCTCACGCTCAGCAACCTCATGTTCCTGGCCCCCATTGCTGTGTCCCTGCACCGGTCCTTCCTGGTTGAGGCCTCTGTCTACTTTTACACCATGTTCTTCTCCACG TTCTACCACGCCTGTGACCAGCCGGGGGAGGCAGTGTTGTGTATCCTCAGCTATGACACACTCCAGTACTGCGACTTTCTGGGCTCGGGGGCGTCCACCTGGGTGACCATTCTTTGCATGGCCCGTCTGAAGACAATCCTGAAACAG GTCCTGTTTGTCCTGGGCACGCTGGTCATCGCCATGTCCTTGCAGATGGATCGCAGGGGCATCTGGAACTTGATGGGACCCTGCCTCTTTGCCTTTGTGATCATGGCCTCCATGTGG ATGTATCGCTGTGGGCACCGGCGTCAGTGCTACCCCACCTCGTGGCAGCGCTGGGTCTTCTACCTCCtgcctggcatctccatggcctctgtaggTATCGCCATCTACACTTCCATGATGACCAGTGAGAATTACTACTACACGCACAGCATTTGGCACATGCTATTGGCTGGTAGTGCGGCTTTCCTCCTGCCACCACCAGAGGAGCCGGCCGAGCCGTGGGCTTGCTTGCACAAGTTCCCTTGTCACTATCAGATCTGCAGGAATGATCGGGATGAGCTGTACACAGTGACGTGA
- the Pgap6 gene encoding post-GPI attachment to proteins factor 6 isoform X2: MGRVGAGGAARAVAPLLLLLLLLARPPPAAAGDSKKSEAGLVSEHFSQAPQKLSFYSWYGSTRLFHFRVPPDTVLLRWLLHVSQSGPSCTDVEITVHFRYGAPPVINPLGTSFPDNTLSQASFHIRALLSTMLLGNTSVNISHPAPGDWFVVAHLPPSSQKIEVKGSVPTCAYFFQPDMLAMRVVEVSILEPDVPLPQTLLSHASYLKIFVPDYTQELRLDLQGCVSSVSPGCPVRLTVGASTLPRNFQKVLSCTGLTPSCYLLLSSPPWSRWLQVTVENLAGPHVSVVFNVEAAFTVCRPWSVTFHRLMQNNPNQSQDTSMGRLSQSPAHWELGRSGGVGSAPSCLLNYPVMREDTDVVSVHFQPLNGAFVMVHANIPSVMRLRLDTGMDSGGSLVISLRANQTEITNGTSVAACLNAGSPFLSFNTSLKCTTAFFQGHSMFLSASSHMANLIIPYPETDNWYLSLQLVCPESSEECEQAVARVETILYLVPCLNDCGPYGQCLLLRRYGYLYAGCSCKAGWRGWSCTDNSTAQTVAQQRAAALLLTLSNLMFLAPIAVSLHRSFLVEASVYFYTMFFSTPGEAVLCILSYDTLQYCDFLGSGASTWVTILCMARLKTILKQVLFVLGTLVIAMSLQMDRRGIWNLMGPCLFAFVIMASMWMYRCGHRRQCYPTSWQRWVFYLLPGISMASVGIAIYTSMMTSENYYYTHSIWHMLLAGSAAFLLPPPEEPAEPWACLHKFPCHYQICRNDRDELYTVT; encoded by the exons ATGGGCCGGGTTGGGGCCGGGGGCGCGGCGCGGGCTGTAGCGccgctgctgttgctgctgctgctcctcgcTCGGCCCCCGCCTGCCGCCGCCGGCGACAGCAAGAAGAGCG AGGCTGGGCTGGTATCTGAGCACTTCTCTCAGGCCCCACAGAAGCTGTCCTTCTACAGCTGGTATGGCAGCACCCGGCTCTTCCACTTCCGCGTGCCCCCAGACACAGTGCTGCTTCGCTGGCTACTGCACGTGTCCCAGAGCGGTCCCTCATGCACTGACGTAGAGATCACGGT GCATTTCCGCTATGGCGCCCCTCCTGTCATCAACCCGCTGGGCACTAGCTTCCCTGATAACACCTTGAGCCAGGCCTCCTTCCACATCAGGGCATTGCTGAGCACCATGCTACTGGGCAACACCTCTGTCAACATCTCTCACCCAGCCCCTGGGGACTGGTTCGTGGTGGCtcacctccctccctcatcccagAAGATAGAGGTGAAG GGCTCTGTTCCTACCTGTGCCTACTTCTTCCAGCCTGATATGCTGGCCATGAGGGTGGTTGAAGTCTCCATCCTAGAGCCTGATGTCCCCCTCCCACAGACGCTGCTCTCCCATGCCAGCTACCTCAA GATCTTTGTCCCTGACTACACCCAGGAGCTTCGGTTGGACCTGCAGGGCTGTGTGTCCAGTGTGAGCCCCGGCTGCCCAGTGCGTCTCACAGTGGGTGCATCCACCCTGCCTAGAAACTTCCAAAAGGTGCTGAGTTGCACTGGCCTCACTCCGTCCTGCTATTTGCTGCTGTCCTCACCACCCTGGAGCCGGTGGCTACAAGTGACAGTTGAGAACCTGGCAGGACCTCATGTGTCAGTGGTCTTCAATGTTGAAGCTGCCTTTACAG TGTGCAGGCCATGGAGTGTGACCTTCCATCGTCTTATGCAAAACAACCCAAACCAGAGCCAGGACACCTCTATGGGCCGACTGTCCCAAAGCCCTGCCcactgggaactgggcaggagtGGTGGCGTAGGCAGTGCCCCCTCCTGTCTCCTGAACTATCCAGTCATGAGAGAAGACACGGACGTGGTGTCTGTACACTTCCAACCCCTGAATGGGGCCTTCGTGATGGTGCATGCAAACATACCTTCTGTAATGCGGCTCCGTCTTGACACAGGCATGGACAGCGGGGGCTCTCTCGTCATCAGTCTGAGGGCTAACCAG acagagatcacaaatGGTACCTCGGTAGCAGCTTGTTTGAACGCTGGCTCGCCCTTTCTCAGCTTCAACACTTCACTCAAATGCACCACAG CCTTCTTCCAGGGCCATTCCATGTTTCTGAGTGCCTCATCTCACATGGCCAACCTCATCATTCCCTACCCGGAGACAGACAACTGGTACCTCTCCTTGCAGCTTGTGTGCCCTGAGAGTTCTGA GGAATGTGAACAGGCCGTAGCTCGTGTGGAAACCATCTTGTATCTGGTGCCCTGTTTGAATGACTGTGGGCCTTATGGCCAGTGCCTCCTGCTCCGTAGATACGGCTATCTGTATGCAGGCTGCAGCTGCAAAGCAG GTTGGCGTGGGTGGAGCTGCACTGACAACAGCACAGCCCAGACTGTGGCCCAGCAGAGGGCAGCCGCGCTCCTGCTCACGCTCAGCAACCTCATGTTCCTGGCCCCCATTGCTGTGTCCCTGCACCGGTCCTTCCTGGTTGAGGCCTCTGTCTACTTTTACACCATGTTCTTCTCCACG CCGGGGGAGGCAGTGTTGTGTATCCTCAGCTATGACACACTCCAGTACTGCGACTTTCTGGGCTCGGGGGCGTCCACCTGGGTGACCATTCTTTGCATGGCCCGTCTGAAGACAATCCTGAAACAG GTCCTGTTTGTCCTGGGCACGCTGGTCATCGCCATGTCCTTGCAGATGGATCGCAGGGGCATCTGGAACTTGATGGGACCCTGCCTCTTTGCCTTTGTGATCATGGCCTCCATGTGG ATGTATCGCTGTGGGCACCGGCGTCAGTGCTACCCCACCTCGTGGCAGCGCTGGGTCTTCTACCTCCtgcctggcatctccatggcctctgtaggTATCGCCATCTACACTTCCATGATGACCAGTGAGAATTACTACTACACGCACAGCATTTGGCACATGCTATTGGCTGGTAGTGCGGCTTTCCTCCTGCCACCACCAGAGGAGCCGGCCGAGCCGTGGGCTTGCTTGCACAAGTTCCCTTGTCACTATCAGATCTGCAGGAATGATCGGGATGAGCTGTACACAGTGACGTGA
- the Pgap6 gene encoding post-GPI attachment to proteins factor 6 isoform X1, whose protein sequence is MGRVGAGGAARAVAPLLLLLLLLARPPPAAAGDSKKSEAGLVSEHFSQAPQKLSFYSWYGSTRLFHFRVPPDTVLLRWLLHVSQSGPSCTDVEITVHFRYGAPPVINPLGTSFPDNTLSQASFHIRALLSTMLLGNTSVNISHPAPGDWFVVAHLPPSSQKIEVKGSVPTCAYFFQPDMLAMRVVEVSILEPDVPLPQTLLSHASYLKIFVPDYTQELRLDLQGCVSSVSPGCPVRLTVGASTLPRNFQKVLSCTGLTPSCYLLLSSPPWSRWLQVTVENLAGPHVSVVFNVEAAFTVCRPWSVTFHRLMQNNPNQSQDTSMGRLSQSPAHWELGRSGGVGSAPSCLLNYPVMREDTDVVSVHFQPLNGAFVMVHANIPSVMRLRLDTGMDSGGSLVISLRANQTEITNGTSVAACLNAGSPFLSFNTSLKCTTAFFQGHSMFLSASSHMANLIIPYPETDNWYLSLQLVCPESSEECEQAVARVETILYLVPCLNDCGPYGQCLLLRRYGYLYAGCSCKAGWRGWSCTDNSTAQTVAQQRAAALLLTLSNLMFLAPIAVSLHRSFLVEASVYFYTMFFSTFYHACDQPGEAVLCILSYDTLQYCDFLGSGASTWVTILCMARLKTILKQVLFVLGTLVIAMSLQMDRRGIWNLMGPCLFAFVIMASMWMYRCGHRRQCYPTSWQRWVFYLLPGISMASVGIAIYTSMMTSENYYYTHSIWHMLLAGSAAFLLPPPEEPAEPWACLHKFPCHYQICRNDRDELYTVT, encoded by the exons ATGGGCCGGGTTGGGGCCGGGGGCGCGGCGCGGGCTGTAGCGccgctgctgttgctgctgctgctcctcgcTCGGCCCCCGCCTGCCGCCGCCGGCGACAGCAAGAAGAGCG AGGCTGGGCTGGTATCTGAGCACTTCTCTCAGGCCCCACAGAAGCTGTCCTTCTACAGCTGGTATGGCAGCACCCGGCTCTTCCACTTCCGCGTGCCCCCAGACACAGTGCTGCTTCGCTGGCTACTGCACGTGTCCCAGAGCGGTCCCTCATGCACTGACGTAGAGATCACGGT GCATTTCCGCTATGGCGCCCCTCCTGTCATCAACCCGCTGGGCACTAGCTTCCCTGATAACACCTTGAGCCAGGCCTCCTTCCACATCAGGGCATTGCTGAGCACCATGCTACTGGGCAACACCTCTGTCAACATCTCTCACCCAGCCCCTGGGGACTGGTTCGTGGTGGCtcacctccctccctcatcccagAAGATAGAGGTGAAG GGCTCTGTTCCTACCTGTGCCTACTTCTTCCAGCCTGATATGCTGGCCATGAGGGTGGTTGAAGTCTCCATCCTAGAGCCTGATGTCCCCCTCCCACAGACGCTGCTCTCCCATGCCAGCTACCTCAA GATCTTTGTCCCTGACTACACCCAGGAGCTTCGGTTGGACCTGCAGGGCTGTGTGTCCAGTGTGAGCCCCGGCTGCCCAGTGCGTCTCACAGTGGGTGCATCCACCCTGCCTAGAAACTTCCAAAAGGTGCTGAGTTGCACTGGCCTCACTCCGTCCTGCTATTTGCTGCTGTCCTCACCACCCTGGAGCCGGTGGCTACAAGTGACAGTTGAGAACCTGGCAGGACCTCATGTGTCAGTGGTCTTCAATGTTGAAGCTGCCTTTACAG TGTGCAGGCCATGGAGTGTGACCTTCCATCGTCTTATGCAAAACAACCCAAACCAGAGCCAGGACACCTCTATGGGCCGACTGTCCCAAAGCCCTGCCcactgggaactgggcaggagtGGTGGCGTAGGCAGTGCCCCCTCCTGTCTCCTGAACTATCCAGTCATGAGAGAAGACACGGACGTGGTGTCTGTACACTTCCAACCCCTGAATGGGGCCTTCGTGATGGTGCATGCAAACATACCTTCTGTAATGCGGCTCCGTCTTGACACAGGCATGGACAGCGGGGGCTCTCTCGTCATCAGTCTGAGGGCTAACCAG acagagatcacaaatGGTACCTCGGTAGCAGCTTGTTTGAACGCTGGCTCGCCCTTTCTCAGCTTCAACACTTCACTCAAATGCACCACAG CCTTCTTCCAGGGCCATTCCATGTTTCTGAGTGCCTCATCTCACATGGCCAACCTCATCATTCCCTACCCGGAGACAGACAACTGGTACCTCTCCTTGCAGCTTGTGTGCCCTGAGAGTTCTGA GGAATGTGAACAGGCCGTAGCTCGTGTGGAAACCATCTTGTATCTGGTGCCCTGTTTGAATGACTGTGGGCCTTATGGCCAGTGCCTCCTGCTCCGTAGATACGGCTATCTGTATGCAGGCTGCAGCTGCAAAGCAG GTTGGCGTGGGTGGAGCTGCACTGACAACAGCACAGCCCAGACTGTGGCCCAGCAGAGGGCAGCCGCGCTCCTGCTCACGCTCAGCAACCTCATGTTCCTGGCCCCCATTGCTGTGTCCCTGCACCGGTCCTTCCTGGTTGAGGCCTCTGTCTACTTTTACACCATGTTCTTCTCCACG TTCTACCACGCCTGTGACCAGCCGGGGGAGGCAGTGTTGTGTATCCTCAGCTATGACACACTCCAGTACTGCGACTTTCTGGGCTCGGGGGCGTCCACCTGGGTGACCATTCTTTGCATGGCCCGTCTGAAGACAATCCTGAAACAG GTCCTGTTTGTCCTGGGCACGCTGGTCATCGCCATGTCCTTGCAGATGGATCGCAGGGGCATCTGGAACTTGATGGGACCCTGCCTCTTTGCCTTTGTGATCATGGCCTCCATGTGG ATGTATCGCTGTGGGCACCGGCGTCAGTGCTACCCCACCTCGTGGCAGCGCTGGGTCTTCTACCTCCtgcctggcatctccatggcctctgtaggTATCGCCATCTACACTTCCATGATGACCAGTGAGAATTACTACTACACGCACAGCATTTGGCACATGCTATTGGCTGGTAGTGCGGCTTTCCTCCTGCCACCACCAGAGGAGCCGGCCGAGCCGTGGGCTTGCTTGCACAAGTTCCCTTGTCACTATCAGATCTGCAGGAATGATCGGGATGAGCTGTACACAGTGACGTGA